From the genome of Saccharomyces kudriavzevii IFO 1802 strain IFO1802 genome assembly, chromosome: 16:
AGAGTGGTTCAACGATCATTTACGATATTGATAGGGATCAACTTTCCACTTTTAGATTGGACAACCTACAAAAAAGctcattttttccagcTGCAAGGTTGTCACCAATAGTTTCGATTCAGTGGAACCCAAGAGATATTGGCACTGTACTAATATCATACGAGTACGTAACTCTAACATACTCTTTAGTTGAGAACACAATTAAGCAGTCATTTATATACGAACTGCCACCTTTTGCTCCGGGAGGCGATTTttcgaagaaaacaaatgaaaagagaaCGCCCAAAGTTATTCAGTCCTTATATCATCCCAATTCCCTACATATTCTTACTGTTCATGAAGACAATTCCTTGGTTTTCTGGGACGCCAATTCAGGCCATTTGATAATGGCAAGGACATTGTTCGAGACAGACATCAATATTCCACAACCTGACTACGTACGTGACTCTAGTGCAAGTGGGGCAGCAATCTCGAAAGTATACTGGATGTGCGAAAACAATCCAGAATACACGTCATTACTCATCTCTCATAAGCCAATCAGTAAAGGTGATAACCAGAGTCTTACCATGATCGACCTTGGCTATACACCGAGATACTCAATTACATCCTATGATGGcatgaaaaattactaCGCAAATCCgaaacaaatgaaaatatttccGTTGCCAACCAACGAACCAGTAATAAATGTACTACCAATTCCAAGACAATCTCCATATTTTGCAGGATGTCATAATCCAGGATTAGTTGCATTACTTCTTGACAACGGTGAAATAGAAACAATGCTATATCCTTCCGGAATATTTACAAACAAGGCATCTTTATTCCCTCAAAATCTTTCCTGGCTGAGACCAATAGCCACAGTCTCGATGGCTGCTTCTGTACCGAACAAACTATGGCTAGGGGCACTTTCTGCGGCTCAGAATAAGGATTATTTGTTAAAAGGAGGCGTTAGaacaaaaagacaaaacCCCCCAGCTGAATACGGTACGGCCATCATTACTGGCCATTCAAACGGCTCAGTAAGGATATGCGATGCTTCGCATGGGGATATACAAGATAATGCCAGCTTTGAAGTGAACCTATCAAGAACATTGAATAAAGCCAATGAATTGGCAGTCGATAAGATATCGTTTGCTACAGAAACCCTCGAGCTGGCAGTGTCGATTGAAACAGGAGATGTTGTTTTATTCAAGTACGAGGTGAACCAGTTTTATAATGCAGAAAAGAGACCAGAAAACGGTGAGTTAGAGATGAGCTTTAGACGGTTCTCTTTGAATAACACAAAAGATGTTCTAGTTGACGTGAGGGATAGAGCGCCTACCAGTATTAGGCAGGGATTCATGCCATTAACTGCTGTGCATGCCAATAAAGGGAAAACTTCCGCCATCAACAACAGTAACATTGGATTTGTTGGTATTGGGTATTCGGCCGGAAACGTCATGCTGATCGATAGAAGAGGACCGGCAATTATTTACATGGAAAATATCAGAGAGATACAGGGAGTTCAAAGTGCACGTGTCACCTGCATCGAATTTGTAATTATGGAGTATGGAGATGATGGTTACTCCAGCATACTTATGCTCTGTGGCACTGATGTGTGCGAGCTAATCACATACAAGATTCTTCCTGCACCTGGCGGAAGGTTCAATGTGGAGTTCATAGATATCACGAATGTTATTAGTAAAGGGCCGGTACGTAAAATTGATGCATTCTCAAGGGAAACAAAATCTAGCTGCCTAGCGACCATTCCGAAAATGCAGAATTTAAGCAAGGGACTTTGTATCCCCGGattaataatgataacTGGATTCGATGATATTAGGTTAACATCGCTAGGCAAGGCTAAAAGTACACACAAGAGTTTTAAATTTCCACTTGCCACTACAGGTTTATCTTATATTCCATTTATGGAGGGGAATAGTaacagaaaaatttcaacagTATTAATCACGTTAGAAATCAACGGTCATGTCAAAATCTTTTCACTTCCAGACTTCAAAGAACAAATGTCGGAACATATTCCATTTCCAATAGCTGCAAAATATATCGC
Proteins encoded in this window:
- the SRO7 gene encoding Rab GTPase-binding protein SRO7 (similar to Saccharomyces cerevisiae SRO77 (YBL106C) and SRO7 (YPR032W); ancestral locus Anc_7.442), yielding MFSSKRLKNVKEAFKSLKGQNPETSMESSKSPPRSKNLEASSKSRDARSPASLKLPISSSNKNKIFLLKEVNKHGMSSKPIAAAFDFTQNLLAIGTVTGELHIYGQQQVEVVVKLEDKSPIKEMRFVKGIYLVVINAKDTIFVISLYSQKVLTTVFIPGKITSIDTDASLDWMLIGLQSGSTIIYDIDRDQLSTFRLDNLQKSSFFPAARLSPIVSIQWNPRDIGTVLISYEYVTLTYSLVENTIKQSFIYELPPFAPGGDFSKKTNEKRTPKVIQSLYHPNSLHILTVHEDNSLVFWDANSGHLIMARTLFETDINIPQPDYVRDSSASGAAISKVYWMCENNPEYTSLLISHKPISKGDNQSLTMIDLGYTPRYSITSYDGMKNYYANPKQMKIFPLPTNEPVINVLPIPRQSPYFAGCHNPGLVALLLDNGEIETMLYPSGIFTNKASLFPQNLSWLRPIATVSMAASVPNKLWLGALSAAQNKDYLLKGGVRTKRQNPPAEYGTAIITGHSNGSVRICDASHGDIQDNASFEVNLSRTLNKANELAVDKISFATETLELAVSIETGDVVLFKYEVNQFYNAEKRPENGELEMSFRRFSLNNTKDVLVDVRDRAPTSIRQGFMPLTAVHANKGKTSAINNSNIGFVGIGYSAGNVMLIDRRGPAIIYMENIREIQGVQSARVTCIEFVIMEYGDDGYSSILMLCGTDVCELITYKILPAPGGRFNVEFIDITNVISKGPVRKIDAFSRETKSSCLATIPKMQNLSKGLCIPGLIMITGFDDIRLTSLGKAKSTHKSFKFPLATTGLSYIPFMEGNSNRKISTVLITLEINGHVKIFSLPDFKEQMSEHIPFPIAAKYIAESSVLRNGDMLVRVSEFQVSLFSTVKEQNAQAPVSDVLYINGIKIPYRPQVNSLQWARGTVYCTPTQLNEVLGGTNRPDSKYKESVIAQGTFSERPSDDNHENNLEHQYTKPTRKGRNSSYGVMRNVSRAVETRWDAVEDRFNDYATAMGETMNEAVEQTGKDVMKGALGF